TGACCGCCGTCAGCACGATGCCGTTGGCCCGGCTCTCATAGGCACGGCTCATCTCCTCGATGGCAAAGACGATGCCGGCAAGTGGCGTGTTGAAGGCTGCAGCGATCCCGGCGGCGGATCCAGCAAGGATCAGCCCCCGCGCCTGGGCCATACCCCCGAAACGGGCAGCCGCCAGCATGAAGGAAGCGCCAACCTGCACGGTCGGCCCCTCGCGCCCGATCGAAGCCCCGGTGAAGAGGCCGAGCGTCGTCAGAGCGATCTTGCCGACGGCAATCTTGAGAGACAGGAGACGCGCACGGTCCTCGTCCTCGTTCAGATGCCGGGCGGCGATCGCCTGCGGAATGCCGCTGCCCTGGGAGTTGGGGAAATAGGTCATGGCAAGCCAGGAGCACGCGATGAAGCCGAGTGGAGTGACCAGAAGCGGCAGCAGGAAATTCCACTCGCCTGCCACGGTCATATGCTGGAAGGTTTCCTGTGCAAAATCCGCGATCCAGGCAAAGCCCACGCTGGTGACGCCGATGGCGATAGCACCTGTCCAGAACACCAGACGCGGCCGCCAGAGTCCGAGCGACCCGCGAAACACCCTCGACCGCCGGACGAGCTTCGACTTGCTGTAGGATTTCTGCATCTTCTCCACCGGTGCCAATCCGATCGAGGCCGCTTATCGACCCCCTGACCGCGAGACGCAAGCACCGACCGCCTTTTTGCAGGAAAGGAAAGAACACGGCGCGTGCCACCTGTGGCGATTCGGCCCGGGACACTGGTCCGGGTCACTTGCGGCGCAGCGGGGCTGCAGGCTAGGATCGGCGCAATCGAACCCCTCGAGGAAGTCCATGCGAATTCACAGCGCTCTTGCCGCAGTCCTGATCCTGGGCGCGAGCGTCGTTTCAGGGTGCACGACGACCGAAGACGCCAACCGAGCGCTGCAGTCCCGCTGGATCGGCCAGCCCGTCGAGCGCTTCTTTGCAGCCTATGGCCCGCCGATCGATGAGTACCCGCTCTCTTCGGGCAAGATCTACACCTGGCGCGGCGGCGACAAGACGCGATACATCCCACCCGTCTACACCCGATACGAACCGGCCCGCACCATCGTGCGCACCGAAACCCGCCAGGACGGCTCGGGCCAGACCGTCACCCAGACCCGCGTGATCACCCGCGACCCCTTCTGGGAGCCGGAACTGATCACGCCCGGACGCTACGAGCAGCTGTTCTGCGAATTGCAGATCAACACGGACAAGGGCGGGGTGATTTCCACGATCCGCGCCAGCAACGACACCACCGGCAACGGCTTGAGCCTGTCCCGCTGCGCGGAAATTCTCGGTGTGGAGAAACAATGAACGAAGAAAAGTGACGGGTGCCACTCTCCTGTGCCCTGTCCTTTCCGCGTCATGGCCTGCCGCTGACACCATCACCCATTCAGGCCATTCGGCATAGGCTGATCCCAAGCTTTCCCGTGGACATCCGCGGACGGGTTACGTTAGGTTGAGCAATGGTTTAAGGGGACGATTGGCGGGACCGAATTCCGGCCGCCTTGAGTTGACCAAATAGAGGGACGAATAAGACATGTTGAAGCGCCTTTCATTCACCGCTGCCCTGATGACGATGGCAGCAAGCCCAGCCTTTGCCCATCTTGATCCGGCAGCCCACGGCTCGCTGATGGCCGGCATTTCGCATCCGCTCTTCGGCGCCGACCACATCCTGGCCATGGTCGCCGTGGGTATCTGGGCAAGCCAGATCGGCGGTCGCGCGTTCTGGGCCGTGCCAGCAGCCTTCGTCTCGATGATGGCCGTCGGCTTTGGCCTGTCTGTCGCCGGCGTATCCCTGCCCTTCGTCGAGCCGGCAATCCTCGCTTCCGTGATCGGTCTCGGTCTGCTGGTGGCTGCCGCCGTCCGTCTGCCGGTCGCAGCCTCTGCTGCCGTTGTCGGCATGTTCGCCCTCTTCCATGGCCATGCCCATGGTGGCGAGCTCGGCTCCGCGGGTGCGCTGTCCTTCGGCCTCGGCTTCCTCGTCGCAACCGCCGCCCTGCACGGTGCTGGCGTGGCCCTCGGCCTCGGCGTCACCCGGCTTGGCCCGACGGTTGCCCGCGTGCTTGGCCTTGCCACCGTCGTCGGCGGCGCCGCAATCGCCTTCGGCTGATCCAGCCTCCATTCGATCTTGCAAACGGCGGCTCTCGGGCCGCCGTTTTTCTGTGCGCGACGTCTTGGGGATCCGGTCTCAGCCGCGGCCGCGATAGGTCGCCACACCCTGCTCCGGCAGCCACACACCCTTGGGCGCCTCGCCCGTCTGCCAGAAGACGTCGATCGGGATCCCGCCGCGCGGATACCAGTAGGCGCCGATGCGAAGCCACTTCGGATCGAGCAGTTCGACGATGCGCTTGGCGATATAGACCGAGCAGTCCTCGTGGAAGGCGCCGTGATTGCGGAAGGCAAAGAGGAAGAGTTTCAGCGACTTCGATTCCACCAGCCAGTCACCGGGAATGTAGTCGATGACGATATGGGCGAAATCCGGCTGGCCGGTCATCGGACAGAGCGAGGTGAATTCGGGCGCCGTGAAGCGCACGACATAATCGGTGCCGGCATTGCCATTCGGTACCCGCTCCAGAACGGCTGTTTCGGGGCTGGTGGGGGCATCTACGGACTGGCCGAGCTGGGTCAGCCCGGACGTATCGGTCTTGCTCATGAATTTTGTCCTTTCATCATGTCTCAGAGTTCGACGCCGGCGCCATGCGCCATTTCGTTCTCCGGCTCGACGTGAATGGTGACGCGCGTGCCGGGCAAGGCCCTGTGCAGGGCCAATTCCAGCCGATCGCAGATCACATGAGCGTCGCGCACCGTCATGCCTTCCGGCACCACGAGGTCGAAGGCAACGAAGGTGGCAGCCCCGGCGCGGCGCGAGCGCAAATAGTGCACGCCGAGCGAGCCTTGCGAATTCTCCTTGATCGCCTGGCGAATTGCTTCCGCCTCCTGCGGCGACACAGCGACATCCATCAGCCCGGCCACCGACTGCGCGATGACCTTCCAGCCCTGCCAGATGATGTTGAGGGCAACCAGGATGGCGAGAACCGGATCGAGGATGGCATAGCCCGTCGCCAGGGCCAGCAGAAGGCCGATGATCACGCCGATCGAGGTGACCACATCGGACATGATGTGCTGGCCATCAGCCGACAGCGCCGGCGAGCGATGGCTGCGCCCCACCCGGATCAAGAGCGTCGCCCAGGCGGCATTGAGGACCGCTGCAAACGTGTTGATCGCCAGCCCCAGGACCGGTGCTTCCGGCAGCGAGGGGTTCTGCAGCGCCGGCACCGCCTCGCGGATGATCAGAAGTGCCGCGATCACGATCAGCACGCCCTCGAGGACCGCCGACAGATACTCCGCCTTGTGATGGCCGTAGGGATGGTCGTCGTCAGCCGGCTTTTGCGCATAGCGGATGACGAAATAGGCGATGAAGGCAGCAATGACGTTGACGGTCGATTCCAGTCCGTCCGAGAGCAGCGCCACCGATCCGGTCACCCACCAGGCGAGAAGCTTGAGCCCCATGACACCGAAGGCGAGCGGGATGCCCCAGAAGGCAATCCGCCGAACCAGATTGTTCTCATCAGCCGCCATGGCCTTCTTCCCTGCAGATGCGAGTGAATTGCAGACGCAATTCCAGAAACGACAAAACCGCCCGGCAATGCGGGCGGTTCGGTTGGATGTCGGCAGTGTAATGGCGAAGGGATGAGGCGAGGTCAAGGCGGGATATGGGTGTGTGCACAGGTGCGCATGCCCGTCAGATCCCAGGAAGTCCCGGTCGGATCGCAGTCAGCCATGCAGATCCGTGCCGTCCACGGTCCTGACGTCACCTGCGCCGACCAGCCACGTCCGTATTCTTGACCCTCAGGCCGCCTTGACCTTCTTCCGCTTCGCCAGCTTCTCCACGACGTTTTCGATCATCCGCATGCCGGCGTCACCGCCAAGTGTCATGATCGATTCCGGGTGGAACTGGACGGCGGCAACCGGTTCCTTCGCGTGTTCGATGCCCATGACCGTCCCGTCCTCGCTTTCCGCCGTGATGATGAAATCACGCGGCAAGGTCGAAGGGTCGGCGAAGATCGAGTGGTAACGGCCGACGGTCACTTCCTTGCCCAAGCCCTCGAAGACGAGGCCAGCTTCGAGCACGCGGATGCGCGACGGCTTGCCGTGCATGGGAACGGCGAGCTGGCGCAACTCCCCGCCATAGGCTTCCGCCAGCGCCTGAAGGCCGAGGCAAACGCCGAAGATCGGAAGCTCACGGGCGCGGGCCTTCTTGATCGTTGCCTTGCAGTCGAAATCTGCCGGTGAACCGGGGCCGGGCGACAGCACCACGAGATCCGGATTGAGCCGGTCGAAGATCTCCTCCGGCACCGGCGTTCGCACGGTGTTCACCGTGGCGCCTGTCTGGCGGAAATAGTTGGCGAGCGTGTGGAC
This DNA window, taken from Peteryoungia algae, encodes the following:
- a CDS encoding HupE/UreJ family protein, producing the protein MLKRLSFTAALMTMAASPAFAHLDPAAHGSLMAGISHPLFGADHILAMVAVGIWASQIGGRAFWAVPAAFVSMMAVGFGLSVAGVSLPFVEPAILASVIGLGLLVAAAVRLPVAASAAVVGMFALFHGHAHGGELGSAGALSFGLGFLVATAALHGAGVALGLGVTRLGPTVARVLGLATVVGGAAIAFG
- the queF gene encoding preQ(1) synthase, whose amino-acid sequence is MSKTDTSGLTQLGQSVDAPTSPETAVLERVPNGNAGTDYVVRFTAPEFTSLCPMTGQPDFAHIVIDYIPGDWLVESKSLKLFLFAFRNHGAFHEDCSVYIAKRIVELLDPKWLRIGAYWYPRGGIPIDVFWQTGEAPKGVWLPEQGVATYRGRG
- a CDS encoding cation diffusion facilitator family transporter, giving the protein MAADENNLVRRIAFWGIPLAFGVMGLKLLAWWVTGSVALLSDGLESTVNVIAAFIAYFVIRYAQKPADDDHPYGHHKAEYLSAVLEGVLIVIAALLIIREAVPALQNPSLPEAPVLGLAINTFAAVLNAAWATLLIRVGRSHRSPALSADGQHIMSDVVTSIGVIIGLLLALATGYAILDPVLAILVALNIIWQGWKVIAQSVAGLMDVAVSPQEAEAIRQAIKENSQGSLGVHYLRSRRAGAATFVAFDLVVPEGMTVRDAHVICDRLELALHRALPGTRVTIHVEPENEMAHGAGVEL